In a genomic window of Pedobacter sp. KBS0701:
- a CDS encoding type IX secretion system membrane protein PorP/SprF, whose protein sequence is MKFFYTLSVFTCLFFSGYGQEIPRSTQYIFNNILLNPALSGIDNYTDLKIGLRKQWSGLEGSPSTQYLSLSTAIGEDFVRSNVNSFAGNGENPMSRSFVNNYTAAEPHHGIGLVAMTDKAGLIRQTNADVTYAYHLGLTNEINLSLGLSAGFKSINVDVRGIVADESGDPLFSADYNNKIRPDVGAGVWLYSPRFFAGVSAKQLIGSKSSVVGNKIKIDAYQAATFYGTAGYKIFLDEDIAMIPSALITYWANAPAAFDANLKFAYKDKFWVGTSFRNNDSFSLLAGFNVASLVNLSYSYDVNTSGLRSVNNGTHEIVLGILLNNRYQVACPSRQF, encoded by the coding sequence TCTGGCTATGGACAGGAAATTCCAAGAAGTACCCAATATATTTTTAACAATATCCTGTTGAACCCTGCATTATCGGGTATTGACAACTATACTGATTTAAAAATCGGTCTGCGAAAACAATGGAGCGGTTTGGAAGGCTCACCAAGTACGCAATACCTTTCTTTAAGTACAGCCATAGGTGAAGATTTTGTGCGTAGCAACGTAAATTCATTTGCGGGCAATGGCGAAAACCCGATGAGCAGGAGTTTTGTAAACAACTATACGGCTGCTGAGCCTCACCATGGCATTGGTCTTGTCGCAATGACAGATAAGGCGGGTTTAATCAGGCAGACCAATGCGGACGTAACTTATGCTTATCACCTTGGCCTTACTAATGAAATCAATTTATCGCTGGGTTTATCTGCAGGGTTTAAATCGATCAATGTTGATGTACGTGGAATTGTTGCTGATGAATCGGGCGATCCGTTATTTTCTGCCGATTACAACAATAAAATCAGGCCTGATGTTGGCGCTGGTGTTTGGTTGTATAGTCCCAGGTTTTTTGCAGGTGTTTCGGCGAAACAGCTTATTGGTAGTAAAAGCAGTGTTGTTGGCAATAAAATCAAGATTGATGCTTATCAGGCAGCTACTTTTTATGGTACTGCTGGTTACAAAATATTCCTGGATGAGGATATTGCCATGATTCCATCGGCATTGATTACCTATTGGGCTAATGCTCCTGCTGCGTTTGATGCCAACCTGAAATTTGCCTATAAAGATAAATTCTGGGTAGGAACCAGTTTCAGAAACAATGATTCTTTCTCGCTTCTGGCAGGGTTTAATGTAGCCTCGCTGGTAAACCTGAGTTATTCGTATGATGTAAATACTTCAGGGTTACGCTCGGTAAATAACGGGACCCACGAAATTGTATTGGGTATTTTATTAAACAACCGTTATCAGGTAGCCTGCCCAAGCAGGCAGTTTTAA